The following is a genomic window from Sporosarcina jeotgali.
CCGCTTTTACGAAAATTGCTGCAATCCACATTATCTGAAGCAGGTTATGATAAAGTGGAGTTCTTTGAAAATGGGAAAGATGCACTTGCGTATCTGGAGAATTTAGCAGAAACTGAAGACGTTTCGGATACCATTCAACTCGTCATCACAGATATCGAAATGCCGCAAATGGATGGTCATCATTTCACTAGAAGAATCAGAGAGCATAAAGGACTTGCGAAGTTACCTGTCATCATCTTCTCTTCGTTAATCACAGATGAATTAAAGCATAAAGGAACGAGTGTAGGTGCAGATGAGCAGATTAGCAAACCGGAAATTGCGGAGCTGGTTTTGAAAATCGATCAATACGTACTATAAAAATATTCGGTGAATAGTAATTTCTATTGCAATTCACATAGTGTCGGTGGTTTACTAAACCATCGGCATTTTTTTGTCTATACGATAAAAAAAGAGGGTACAGAAGAAACAAGTTGAATATAGGTTTAACTAGAATCCAAAAATGGAGGTGCAGCTGGATGCTAACAGATTTTATGAATTGGGTAACAGGTTCATTCAATAATTATTTATGGTCATACGTACTTATCGGCCTGTTGCTGGTGCTCGGACTTTACTTCACCATCGGAACGAAGTTTGTTCAATTCCGTCTCTTCGGCGAGATGTTCCGTTTAATTACTGAAAAGAAAGATAGCGAAGATGGCGTTTCAGCATTTCAAGCGTTTACAATCAGTGCTGCTTCTCGTGTAGGTACCGGAAACGTCACAGGTGTTGCTCTGGCCATTGGCATCGGCGGTCCGGGAGCAATATTTTGGATGTGGATTATTGCAATTATAGGAATGGCAACTGCTTTCATTGAAAGTACATTAGCTCAAGTTTATAAAGTACGTGACGGGGATACATTCCGTGGCGGGCCTGCTTATTATATGCAAAAGGCTTTGGGACTGAGAGGGTTAGGAATTGTTTTTGCTATATTACTAACACTATGTTTCGGCTTCATTTTTAACGCGGTACAGTCAAACACGATCAGTCAGTCGTTTTCAGATGTGTTTAATGTTCCCGATTGGGCTGTAGGTATTATCCTTGTTGTGTTAACAGCAATCATTATATTTGGCGGTGTTAAACGAATCGTTAAAGTGACCCAAGCGATCGTGCCTGTGATGGCCACACTTTACATTATAGTAGCGTTGTATATTGTTATTATGAATATTACTGAAATCCCTGCGATGATTACGTTAATTGTTGAGCATGCATTCGGCGTGAAAGAAATGGTAGGCGGCGGTGTGGGAGCTGCAATTATGCAAGGTGTCCGTCGTGGATTATTCTCGAACGAAGCAGGTATGGGGAGTGTTCCAAATGCTGCCGCGACAGCGAACGTAACGCACCCTGCAAAACAAGGACTCGTTCAAAGTCTTGGAGTCTTTTTCGATACAATCATTATTTGTT
Proteins encoded in this region:
- a CDS encoding alanine/glycine:cation symporter family protein, with translation MLTDFMNWVTGSFNNYLWSYVLIGLLLVLGLYFTIGTKFVQFRLFGEMFRLITEKKDSEDGVSAFQAFTISAASRVGTGNVTGVALAIGIGGPGAIFWMWIIAIIGMATAFIESTLAQVYKVRDGDTFRGGPAYYMQKALGLRGLGIVFAILLTLCFGFIFNAVQSNTISQSFSDVFNVPDWAVGIILVVLTAIIIFGGVKRIVKVTQAIVPVMATLYIIVALYIVIMNITEIPAMITLIVEHAFGVKEMVGGGVGAAIMQGVRRGLFSNEAGMGSVPNAAATANVTHPAKQGLVQSLGVFFDTIIICSATAFIILLAGLYDKGETDGILLTQASMAEHVGSWAPYFVAIAILFFAFSSIIGNYYYGETNIEFINAHKIWMTVYRIAVLGMVMFGAMAKVQTVWDLADVFMGLMAVLNLIVIAVLSRTAFKVLDDFTIQRRKGLNPRFEAKSIPGLKGTECWGEEQPK